In one Halorubrum sp. CBA1229 genomic region, the following are encoded:
- a CDS encoding 30S ribosomal protein S15, with protein MARMHTRRRGSSGSDKPATDENPEWSDVDAEDIESRVVELAEQGHDPSVIGLKLRDEGVKGVPVPDVKLATGKKLTEILEEHDAADDYPEDLRKLMERAVRLREHMAENDQDHQNKRALQNTESKIRRLANYYRGDEIDEEFTYTYERAAELVGDE; from the coding sequence ATGGCACGAATGCACACGCGCCGTCGCGGTTCGTCCGGTTCGGACAAGCCGGCGACGGACGAGAACCCGGAGTGGAGCGACGTCGACGCCGAGGACATCGAGTCCCGCGTCGTCGAACTGGCGGAGCAGGGCCACGACCCCAGCGTCATCGGCCTCAAGCTCCGTGACGAGGGCGTCAAGGGCGTTCCGGTGCCCGACGTCAAGCTGGCGACCGGCAAGAAGCTCACCGAGATCCTCGAGGAGCACGACGCCGCCGACGACTACCCCGAGGACCTCCGCAAGCTGATGGAACGCGCCGTCCGCCTCCGCGAGCACATGGCGGAGAACGATCAGGACCACCAGAACAAGCGCGCGCTTCAGAACACCGAGTCGAAGATCCGCCGCCTCGCGAACTACTACCGCGGCGACGAAATCGACGAAGAGTTCACGTACACGTACGAGCGCGCCGCCGAACTGGTCGGCGACGAGTAG
- a CDS encoding KEOPS complex subunit Pcc1, protein MSGESARGDGATRTATVRTTHADAALVAAALAPDETDSMATRVDGDAIECAVERPTTGGLRSTVDDHVVNLRVADRIVERARAHLAADDGGRRSDTNGDTTNT, encoded by the coding sequence ATGAGCGGGGAGTCCGCCCGGGGCGACGGGGCGACCCGGACGGCGACCGTCCGGACGACTCACGCCGACGCCGCCCTCGTCGCCGCCGCGCTCGCCCCGGACGAGACCGACTCGATGGCCACCCGCGTCGACGGCGACGCGATCGAGTGCGCCGTCGAGCGGCCGACGACCGGCGGGCTGCGGTCGACCGTGGACGACCACGTCGTGAACCTGCGCGTCGCGGACCGAATCGTCGAGCGCGCGAGGGCGCACCTCGCGGCCGACGACGGAGGGCGCCGCTCCGACACCAACGGCGACACCACCAACACATGA
- a CDS encoding 30S ribosomal protein S3ae, whose protein sequence is MSERSVSKSREQKRWYTVLAPEQFDRQELGETLAEEPDQVVGRTITTTLGELTGDSGANNTKLTFKITDVGSDTAYTEFITYELTRDYLRSLVRRGASKVEASITVLTTDDYRIRVQPVALTTKKADRSQEKAIRRVMIDKVHAAAEERTFEAFVDAIVEGNLSSAIYGEAKLIYPLRRVEVQKLTLEARPREVAAEEETAVDVDADEVAVDADE, encoded by the coding sequence ATGAGCGAACGATCCGTATCCAAGAGCAGAGAACAGAAGCGCTGGTACACCGTGCTGGCGCCCGAACAGTTCGACCGGCAGGAGCTCGGCGAGACGCTCGCCGAGGAGCCCGACCAGGTCGTCGGCCGCACGATCACGACGACGCTCGGCGAACTCACCGGCGACTCCGGCGCGAACAACACCAAGCTGACCTTCAAGATCACCGACGTCGGCAGCGACACGGCCTACACCGAGTTCATCACGTACGAGCTCACGCGGGACTACCTGCGCTCGCTCGTCCGCCGCGGCGCCTCGAAGGTCGAGGCGTCGATCACGGTGCTGACGACGGACGACTACCGCATCCGCGTCCAGCCCGTCGCGCTGACGACCAAGAAGGCCGACCGCTCCCAGGAGAAGGCGATCCGCCGCGTCATGATCGACAAGGTCCACGCGGCCGCCGAGGAGCGCACCTTCGAGGCGTTCGTCGACGCCATCGTCGAGGGGAACCTCTCCTCGGCCATCTACGGCGAGGCGAAGCTGATCTACCCGCTGCGCCGCGTCGAGGTCCAGAAGCTGACCCTCGAGGCGCGTCCGCGCGAGGTCGCCGCCGAAGAGGAGACCGCCGTCGACGTCGACGCCGACGAAGTGGCCGTCGACGCCGACGAGTAA
- a CDS encoding exonuclease RecJ — MTEATSATPAPDALADVLADAPFARLVATDDGDALAAAGLLARALRAVGTPFQVRVAADPVPDDADDGVAVTVGAARGPHAISGAGRPASTDAFAVSRALGVEPDPVVALAGVVAAGSVPGTDGSGDALDAAEASDRVRRRPGVAIPTADLADGLAASTLVRTPYSGDPEAARAALAELGLPADLDDDAHRRLASLVAVDVADADGASARAATAVERALRPYATDGPFETVGGYADILDALAREAPGTGVALALDADPSDDLRTAALDGWRSHGLAAHRALDAATTGRYDGCVVARVDIAGGDRPDEGDADDGDAARDAAAVLPTVARLVRDFRSPEPVAIAVDESAGRLAAAAVEPLGLGDACRSVATATGWGTAERGGLAVRANETNGGITGALAALREAL; from the coding sequence ATGACCGAAGCGACGTCCGCCACGCCCGCCCCCGACGCCCTCGCCGACGTCCTCGCAGACGCGCCGTTCGCCCGGCTCGTCGCGACCGACGACGGCGACGCGCTGGCAGCCGCGGGGCTGCTCGCCCGAGCGCTGCGAGCCGTCGGCACGCCGTTCCAGGTCCGAGTCGCCGCCGACCCGGTTCCCGACGACGCCGACGACGGCGTCGCGGTGACCGTCGGCGCCGCGCGCGGCCCGCACGCGATTTCGGGCGCCGGACGCCCGGCGAGCACGGACGCGTTTGCGGTCTCGCGCGCGCTCGGCGTCGAGCCGGACCCCGTCGTCGCCCTCGCGGGCGTCGTCGCGGCCGGCTCCGTTCCCGGCACGGACGGCTCGGGCGACGCGCTCGACGCCGCCGAGGCGTCCGACCGCGTCCGCCGACGGCCGGGCGTCGCGATCCCGACCGCGGACCTCGCGGACGGGCTCGCGGCCTCGACGCTCGTCCGGACGCCGTACTCCGGCGACCCCGAGGCCGCGCGCGCCGCGCTGGCGGAGCTCGGGCTCCCGGCCGACCTCGACGACGACGCCCACCGACGCCTCGCGTCGCTGGTCGCCGTCGACGTCGCCGACGCGGACGGCGCGAGCGCGCGAGCGGCCACGGCGGTCGAGCGCGCGCTCCGCCCCTACGCGACGGACGGCCCGTTCGAGACGGTCGGCGGCTACGCCGACATCCTCGACGCGCTCGCCCGCGAGGCCCCCGGCACGGGGGTCGCGCTGGCGCTCGACGCCGACCCGAGCGACGACCTCCGGACCGCCGCACTCGACGGGTGGCGGTCGCACGGGCTGGCGGCGCACCGCGCGCTCGACGCCGCGACGACCGGCCGATACGACGGCTGCGTCGTCGCCCGCGTCGACATCGCGGGAGGCGACCGTCCGGACGAGGGCGACGCCGACGACGGCGACGCCGCGCGCGACGCGGCCGCCGTCCTCCCGACCGTCGCCCGGCTCGTCCGCGACTTCCGGTCGCCCGAGCCGGTCGCCATCGCGGTCGACGAGTCGGCCGGTCGGCTGGCCGCGGCGGCGGTCGAGCCCCTCGGGCTCGGCGACGCCTGTCGGTCGGTCGCGACCGCGACCGGCTGGGGGACCGCCGAGCGCGGCGGGCTCGCAGTCAGGGCGAACGAAACCAACGGCGGTATCACGGGCGCGCTCGCCGCGCTCAGGGAGGCGCTATGA
- a CDS encoding GNAT family N-acetyltransferase yields the protein MEIRRLPPVEDALRRYAAELWLPYHRELAERVDAHALADWPDERFVERNVAFTRTRLEEAGDRGWVAATASDDADVDPATAAITHPDLELTGLLLTSVDECPDPFDRPDRLVVGELYVAEAHRGSGLADRLMERAERDAREQGCGRLRLDVDVDNERAMAFYEKQGFEPYRRQLTRSVE from the coding sequence GTGGAGATCCGACGCCTCCCGCCCGTCGAGGACGCCCTCCGCCGCTACGCGGCCGAGCTGTGGCTCCCCTATCACCGCGAGCTCGCCGAGCGGGTCGACGCGCACGCGCTCGCCGACTGGCCCGACGAGCGGTTCGTCGAGCGCAACGTCGCGTTCACCCGGACCCGGCTCGAGGAAGCGGGCGACCGCGGGTGGGTGGCAGCGACGGCTTCCGACGACGCCGATGTCGACCCCGCGACCGCGGCCATTACGCACCCCGACCTGGAGCTGACGGGCCTCCTGTTGACGAGCGTCGACGAGTGTCCCGACCCGTTCGACCGCCCGGACCGGCTCGTCGTCGGGGAGCTCTACGTGGCCGAGGCGCACCGCGGGAGCGGGCTCGCCGACCGGCTGATGGAGCGCGCGGAGCGCGACGCGCGAGAGCAGGGCTGCGGCCGGCTGCGGCTCGACGTCGACGTCGACAACGAGCGCGCGATGGCGTTCTACGAGAAACAGGGGTTCGAGCCGTATCGACGGCAGTTGACGCGATCAGTAGAGTGA
- a CDS encoding DNA-directed RNA polymerase subunit L, with the protein MELRVIEKTDTELRIEIAGEDHTFMNVLKGVLLETDGVAAATYDMNPEQSGGQTEPVLTVKSESDDPLDLLADAAEAITDRTGALRDAVQAA; encoded by the coding sequence ATGGAACTGCGGGTCATCGAGAAGACCGACACGGAACTCCGCATCGAGATCGCCGGCGAGGACCACACGTTCATGAACGTGCTGAAGGGCGTCCTCCTGGAGACGGACGGCGTCGCGGCCGCGACCTACGACATGAACCCCGAGCAGTCCGGCGGCCAGACGGAGCCGGTGCTGACGGTGAAGTCGGAGTCCGACGACCCGCTCGACCTGCTCGCGGACGCCGCCGAGGCGATCACCGACCGGACGGGCGCGCTGCGCGACGCCGTGCAGGCGGCCTGA